Proteins from one Procambarus clarkii isolate CNS0578487 chromosome 40, FALCON_Pclarkii_2.0, whole genome shotgun sequence genomic window:
- the LOC138372838 gene encoding golgin subfamily A member 6-like protein 7 has product MAWAVLRKLDRVLRILGRVLRILDRVLRKLDQVLRKLGRVLRKLDRVLRILDQVLRKLGRVLRILGRVLRILDRVLRKLDRVLRKLDQVLRKLGRVLRKLDRVLRILDQVLRKLDQGLRKLGRVLRKLDRVLRKLDRVLRKLDRVLRILDQVLRKLDRVLRKLDQGLRKLGRVLRKLDRVLRKLGRVLRKLDRVLRKLDRVLRILDQVLRKLDQVLRKLDRVLRILDQVLRKRDQVLRKFDQVLRKFDQVLRKLDRVLRKLDRVLRKLDRVFRKLDRVLRKLDRVLRKLDRVLRKLDQVLMKLDRVLMKLDRVLRKFDRVLRKFDRVLRKLDQVLRKLDRVLMKLDRVLRKLDRVLRKLDRVFRKLDQVFGKLDQVLMKLDRVLRKLDRVLRKLDRVLRKLDRVLRKLDNMFSV; this is encoded by the exons ATGGCGTGGGCTG TGTTGAGGAAACTTGACCGAGTGTTGAGGATACTTGGCCGAGTGTTGAGGATACTTGACCGAGTGTTGAGGAAACTTGACCAAGTGTTGAGGAAACTTGGCCGAGTGTTGAGGAAACTTGACCGAGTGTTGAGGATACTTGACCAAGTGCTGAGGAAACTTGGCCGAGTGTTGAGGATACTTGGCCGAGTGTTGAGGATACTTGACCGAGTGTTGAGGAAACTTGACCGGGTGTTGAGGAAACTTGACCAAGTGTTGAGGAAACTTGGCCGAGTGTTGAGGAAACTTGACCGAGTGTTGAGGATACTTGACCAAGTGCTGAGGAAACTTGACCAAGGGTTGAGGAAACTTGGCCGAGTGTTGAGGAAACTTGACCGAGTGTTGAGGAAACTTGACCGAGTGTTGAGGAAACTTGACCGAGTGTTGAGGATACTTGACCAAGTGCTGAGGAAACTTGACCGAGTGTTGAGGAAACTTGACCAAGGGTTGAGGAAACTTGGCCGAGTGTTGAGGAAACTTGACCGAGTGTTGAGGAAACTTGGCCGAGTGTTGAGGAAACTTGACCGAGTGTTGAGGAAACTTGACCGAGTGCTGAGGATACTTGACCAAGTGCTGAGGAAACTTGACCAAGTGTTGAGGAAACTTGACCGAGTGTTGAGGATACTTGACCAAGTGCTGAGGAAACGTGACCAAGTGCTGAGGAAATTTGACCAAGTGCTGAGGAAATTTGACCAAGTGCTGAGGAAACTTGACCGAGTGCTGAGGAAACTTGACCGAGTGTTGAGGAAACTTGACCGAGTGTTCAGGAAACTTGACCGAGTGTTGAGGAAACTTGACCGAGTGTTGAGGAAACTTGACCGAGTGTTGAGGAAACTTGACCAAGTGTTGATGAAACTTGACCGAGTGTTGATGAAACTTGACCGAGTGTTGAGGAAATTTGACCGAGTGCTGAGGAAATTTGACCGAGTGTTGAGGAAACTTGACCAAGTGCTGAGGAAACTTGACCGAGTGTTGATGAAACTTGACCGAGTGTTGAGGAAACTTGACCGAGTGCTGAGGAAACTTGACCGAGTGTTCAGGAAACTTGACCAAGTGTTCGGGAAACTTGACCAAGTGTTGATGAAACTTGACCGAGTGTTGAGGAAACTTGACCGAGTGTTGAGGAAACTTGACCGAGTGTTGAGGAAACTTGACCGAGTGTTGAGGAAACTTGACAACATGTTCTCTGTGTAA